From Nocardioides faecalis:
CGTCCTGTGAGGCGGAGAAGGAGGTCAGGCACGCTGATGCCTACCCACGCCCAGGTCCCCGCCGAGGGACGCGTCGTCCTCGACGCCGGCGACATCTCGCGGGCCGTGACCCGCATCTCCCACGAGATCCTCGAGCGCAACAAGGGCGCCGAGGATCTCCTGCTTCTCGGGCTGCACACCCGCGGCGTGCCGCTGGCCCACCGGATCGCGGCCAGCATCGCGACCGTCGAGGGCACCCAGGTCCCGGTCGGCTCGCTGGACGTGACCATGTACCGCGACGACCTGCGCTCGCACCCGACCCGGGCGCCGCACCGCACGGAGCTGCCCGCGGCCGGCCTGGACGGCAAGACGGTCGTGCTGGTCGACGACGTGCTCTACTCCGGGCGCACCATTCGCGCCGCCCTCGACGCACTGTCGGATCTCGGCCGGCCCGCCGCGGTCCGGCTGGCCGTGCTGGTCGACC
This genomic window contains:
- the pyrR gene encoding bifunctional pyr operon transcriptional regulator/uracil phosphoribosyltransferase PyrR, which codes for MPTHAQVPAEGRVVLDAGDISRAVTRISHEILERNKGAEDLLLLGLHTRGVPLAHRIAASIATVEGTQVPVGSLDVTMYRDDLRSHPTRAPHRTELPAAGLDGKTVVLVDDVLYSGRTIRAALDALSDLGRPAAVRLAVLVDRGHRELPIRADHVGKNLPTARSERVSLRLAEIDGEDEVRIVGGTTVGSQEGTA